A section of the Pontibacter deserti genome encodes:
- a CDS encoding RNA polymerase sigma factor: protein MNTTTQMSDSALVSLYISGNENAFEQLVNRHKNKVFTTIILIVKDTYTAEDLMQDAFIKAIHTMKSGRYNEEGKFSSWICRIAHNLAIDFFRKEKRSPMITLEDGSNVFNTLAFAADSAESLQIQEDTVARLRELIQTLPQSQREVLMMRHYADMSFQEIADATGVSINTALGRMRYALINLRKKMLNGNIAYDKNIYSE, encoded by the coding sequence ATGAATACAACTACCCAGATGAGCGACTCAGCTTTAGTATCGCTCTACATCTCAGGTAATGAGAATGCGTTCGAACAGTTAGTAAACCGACACAAGAACAAAGTATTTACAACAATCATTTTGATTGTTAAAGACACGTATACAGCCGAAGACCTGATGCAGGATGCTTTTATTAAAGCGATCCACACCATGAAGAGCGGACGGTATAATGAAGAAGGCAAGTTTTCCTCCTGGATCTGCCGTATTGCCCATAACCTGGCAATCGACTTTTTCAGGAAAGAGAAGCGAAGCCCGATGATCACGCTGGAAGATGGCAGCAATGTGTTTAACACGCTTGCATTTGCCGCCGACTCTGCCGAGTCGCTGCAGATACAGGAAGACACCGTTGCCCGTCTGCGCGAGCTAATCCAGACGCTGCCACAATCGCAGCGGGAAGTGCTTATGATGCGCCATTACGCCGACATGAGCTTCCAGGAGATAGCAGACGCAACCGGTGTGAGCATCAACACAGCCTTGGGACGTATGCGCTATGCGCTTATCAATCTCAGGAAGAAGATGCTAAACGGTAATATTGCTTATGATAAAAACATCTACTCAGAATGA
- a CDS encoding YdeI/OmpD-associated family protein, with the protein MPTINYKTLINKLPHLPGHYIEVPPVVVQQLGGTFKVRVLCTINNKLTFQGGLVALGGGSGYISINNKQLKQLGLQSGDKVEITLQEDTTEYGMEVPEELKELLNQDTEGKRRFELLPPGKQRYIIYYVGGVKSSQLRIDRALLLINNLKQLPLGKESFREMLSK; encoded by the coding sequence ATGCCAACTATAAACTATAAAACCCTAATCAACAAACTTCCACATCTGCCGGGCCATTATATAGAAGTTCCGCCTGTAGTGGTGCAGCAGTTGGGTGGTACTTTTAAAGTACGTGTGCTGTGTACTATCAATAATAAACTCACTTTTCAGGGTGGGTTGGTGGCACTAGGTGGCGGAAGCGGCTACATCAGCATCAATAACAAACAGTTAAAACAACTGGGCCTGCAGAGCGGCGACAAAGTAGAGATAACGCTACAAGAAGACACAACTGAATATGGAATGGAAGTACCTGAAGAACTGAAAGAGTTGCTTAACCAGGACACTGAAGGCAAGCGGCGGTTCGAATTACTTCCACCTGGCAAGCAGCGCTACATTATTTACTATGTAGGCGGGGTTAAAAGCAGCCAGCTTCGTATAGATCGCGCATTGCTACTGATCAACAACCTGAAACAGCTGCCTCTGGGCAAAGAATCTTTTAGAGAGATGTTAAGTAAGTAA
- the uvrA gene encoding excinuclease ABC subunit UvrA has product MAITPEYNLDELDARQNIIIKGARVHNLKNLSVALPRNKFIVVTGLSGSGKSSLAFDTLYAEGQRMYVESLSSYARQFLGRMDKPDVDYIKGISPAIAIEQKVSIKNNRSTVGTSTEIYDYLKLLYARIGKTFSPVSREVVKKDSVADVVDFIFSLEDEARVMILAPLLQHKERSLAKELDLLLQKGYSRIYANGEVYFIEELLEQKNPKLGKEVYILIDRAVIYKSDEDLQFRIADSVQTAFYEGHGECRVKYGDGEERVFSDKFELDGMVFEEPSVNFFSFNNPYGACQTCEGFGSVLGIDPDLVIPDKSLTVYEGAIAPWRSDKMNEWLQPLVKNGIRFDFPIHRPYNELTEAEQELLWTGNKYFEGLNDFFKHIQAQTHKIQYRVMLSRYRGRTTCPDCKGSRLRKDASYVKVNGKSITDLVLMPITQVLPFFQNIELTQHEQNVADRLVTEVANRLGYLERVGLGYLTLNRLSNTLSGGESQRINLATSLGSALVGSMYILDEPSIGLHPKDSEQLIGVLRSLQQLGNTVIVVEHEEEMMRAADQLIDIGPEAGSGGGNLMFQGTLDELTKKADTYTARYLSGRMEVPVPTQRRKWRNAIEIIGARENNLKNLSVKVPLDVMTVVTGVSGSGKSTLIKKILAPAMQKLHGATSEATGKFDKLAGDYNKIKHVEFVDQNPIGKSSRSNPVTYVKAYDAIRTLYADQPLAKARGFKPSHFSFNIEGGRCEVCQGEGQVKIEMQFMADIYLTCESCHGQRFKQDVLDIKYKEKSISEVLDMTIADSIDFFADQPKIIEKLKPLNDVGLGYIRLGQSSNTLSGGEAQRVKLASFLTKGAQPHQDNILFIFDEPSTGLHFHDISKLLTSINALIENGNTVVIIEHNMDIIKSADWIIDLGPEGGINGGHLLFEGTPEEMAKLEDNHTARFLKDKL; this is encoded by the coding sequence ATGGCAATAACTCCCGAATACAACCTCGACGAACTCGATGCACGTCAGAATATAATTATAAAAGGTGCGCGGGTTCATAACCTGAAAAACCTGAGCGTGGCCCTGCCACGCAATAAATTTATAGTTGTTACCGGCCTTTCCGGCTCCGGCAAATCTTCCCTGGCTTTCGATACACTTTATGCCGAAGGACAGCGCATGTACGTGGAAAGCCTAAGCTCTTATGCGCGCCAGTTCCTGGGCCGTATGGATAAACCGGATGTAGATTACATTAAAGGTATTAGCCCGGCCATTGCCATCGAGCAGAAAGTAAGTATAAAAAATAACCGCTCTACGGTTGGTACCAGCACCGAAATCTACGATTACCTGAAATTGCTCTATGCACGAATCGGTAAAACTTTTTCGCCTGTTTCCAGGGAGGTTGTTAAAAAAGATTCGGTAGCTGATGTAGTGGACTTTATTTTTTCGCTGGAAGATGAAGCCCGTGTAATGATCCTGGCCCCGCTGCTGCAGCACAAAGAGCGTTCGCTGGCTAAAGAACTGGACCTGCTCCTGCAAAAAGGTTACTCCAGGATTTACGCTAACGGAGAAGTATACTTTATTGAGGAACTGCTGGAGCAGAAGAATCCGAAGCTGGGCAAGGAAGTATATATCCTGATCGACCGTGCGGTGATCTATAAATCTGATGAAGACCTGCAATTCAGAATAGCCGACTCGGTGCAGACAGCCTTTTATGAAGGACATGGCGAGTGCCGTGTGAAGTATGGCGACGGTGAAGAGCGTGTGTTCTCAGATAAGTTTGAGTTGGATGGGATGGTGTTCGAAGAGCCTTCGGTAAATTTCTTCAGCTTTAACAACCCGTATGGCGCGTGCCAGACCTGCGAAGGTTTCGGAAGCGTGTTAGGAATAGATCCGGACTTAGTGATTCCGGACAAAAGCCTGACTGTATACGAAGGAGCCATTGCCCCGTGGAGAAGCGATAAAATGAACGAGTGGCTGCAGCCGTTGGTAAAAAATGGTATACGCTTCGATTTTCCGATACACCGCCCTTACAACGAACTAACCGAAGCCGAGCAGGAATTGCTCTGGACAGGTAACAAGTACTTCGAAGGGCTGAACGATTTCTTTAAACATATACAGGCACAGACCCATAAAATTCAGTACCGGGTTATGTTGTCGCGCTACCGTGGCCGCACCACCTGCCCAGACTGTAAAGGCTCTCGCCTGCGCAAAGATGCCAGCTATGTGAAAGTGAACGGCAAAAGTATAACCGACCTGGTGCTCATGCCGATTACGCAGGTGCTGCCATTCTTCCAGAACATTGAGCTTACCCAGCATGAGCAGAACGTAGCCGACCGACTGGTAACAGAAGTGGCAAACCGTTTAGGTTACCTGGAGCGTGTAGGCTTAGGCTACCTGACGCTGAACCGTTTGTCAAATACTTTATCGGGTGGCGAGAGTCAGCGTATAAACCTGGCAACTTCACTGGGTAGTGCGCTGGTAGGTTCCATGTATATCCTGGATGAGCCAAGTATAGGCCTGCACCCGAAAGATTCTGAACAGTTAATAGGGGTACTGCGCTCGTTGCAGCAGTTGGGCAATACGGTTATAGTTGTAGAGCACGAAGAAGAAATGATGCGTGCCGCTGATCAATTGATAGATATTGGTCCGGAAGCAGGCTCGGGTGGTGGTAACCTCATGTTCCAGGGTACTTTAGATGAACTCACAAAAAAAGCTGATACCTATACTGCCCGGTATCTGAGTGGCCGCATGGAGGTGCCCGTACCAACGCAACGCCGCAAATGGCGCAATGCAATTGAGATAATCGGTGCCCGCGAAAACAACCTGAAGAACCTGAGTGTAAAGGTTCCGCTGGATGTGATGACGGTAGTAACAGGTGTAAGTGGCTCAGGTAAATCAACGCTGATCAAGAAGATTTTGGCCCCAGCGATGCAGAAGCTTCACGGTGCCACGTCAGAAGCAACCGGTAAGTTCGATAAGCTGGCTGGCGACTATAATAAGATCAAGCATGTAGAGTTTGTCGATCAGAACCCGATAGGTAAATCGTCTCGCTCTAATCCGGTTACTTATGTAAAGGCCTATGATGCTATCCGTACGTTGTATGCTGATCAGCCGTTAGCAAAGGCACGAGGGTTTAAACCATCGCACTTCTCCTTTAATATTGAAGGAGGCCGTTGTGAAGTATGTCAGGGCGAAGGCCAGGTAAAGATCGAAATGCAGTTTATGGCTGACATCTACCTGACCTGCGAAAGCTGCCATGGCCAACGCTTTAAACAGGACGTGCTTGATATCAAGTATAAAGAGAAAAGCATTTCGGAAGTGCTGGATATGACCATTGCCGACAGCATCGATTTCTTCGCGGATCAACCGAAAATTATCGAGAAACTGAAACCGCTGAATGATGTTGGTTTAGGTTATATCCGTCTGGGGCAATCGAGCAATACATTGTCGGGTGGTGAGGCGCAACGTGTTAAACTAGCTTCGTTCTTAACTAAGGGCGCGCAACCGCATCAGGATAACATTCTGTTCATTTTCGATGAACCAAGTACAGGCCTGCACTTCCACGATATCAGCAAACTGCTTACATCCATCAACGCACTGATCGAGAATGGCAATACGGTAGTCATCATCGAGCACAATATGGACATCATCAAATCTGCTGACTGGATTATAGATCTTGGTCCGGAGGGAGGTATAAACGGTGGTCATTTGCTGTTTGAAGGCACACCGGAAGAAATGGCGAAGCTGGAAGATAACCACACAGCCAGATTTTTGAAGGATAAATTATAG
- the prmA gene encoding 50S ribosomal protein L11 methyltransferase, whose translation MDFIEVTLKVNADFADILTAELGELGFDAFVENEEGFSAYIDEDKYSQQELEETLNRYADLAQIEYATQKIERQNWNEEWERNFEPLFIGDQVSVRASFHEKPANAKYDIVINPKMSFGTGHHETTTLMIENQLTLDHQGKRVLDMGCGTGILAIMAGELGASEIVAVEIEDWTVENARENAELNGYSSIDVRLGGAETIEGDKPYDIILANINRNVLLDDMPAYVAVLKPEGYLLLSGFYTDDLPMLQERATRLGLTYLSHRVKNNWVSAIFKYS comes from the coding sequence ATGGATTTTATAGAAGTAACTTTAAAAGTAAACGCTGATTTCGCGGATATACTTACCGCCGAGCTGGGAGAGCTGGGCTTTGACGCCTTTGTAGAGAACGAAGAAGGATTTAGCGCCTACATTGACGAAGACAAGTATAGCCAGCAGGAACTGGAAGAGACGTTGAACCGCTACGCTGATCTGGCACAGATAGAATATGCAACACAGAAAATAGAGCGCCAGAACTGGAACGAGGAGTGGGAGCGCAACTTTGAACCGCTTTTCATCGGTGACCAGGTATCCGTAAGGGCATCGTTCCACGAGAAACCTGCCAACGCGAAGTATGATATCGTGATCAACCCGAAAATGTCATTCGGCACAGGCCACCATGAAACCACTACTTTGATGATCGAGAATCAGTTGACGCTGGATCACCAGGGCAAACGCGTACTGGATATGGGTTGCGGTACAGGTATACTGGCCATTATGGCCGGCGAACTAGGAGCCTCAGAGATTGTAGCAGTTGAGATCGAAGACTGGACGGTAGAGAATGCCCGCGAGAATGCTGAACTGAATGGATACTCAAGTATAGATGTGCGTTTAGGTGGCGCTGAAACGATTGAAGGCGATAAACCATACGACATTATACTTGCCAACATCAACCGTAACGTTTTATTAGATGATATGCCCGCTTATGTAGCTGTGCTGAAGCCGGAAGGCTACCTGTTGCTGAGCGGTTTTTATACTGATGACCTCCCGATGCTGCAGGAACGGGCAACCAGACTGGGGCTAACATACCTGTCGCACCGCGTGAAGAACAACTGGGTTTCCGCAATTTTTAAGTATAGCTAA
- a CDS encoding 30S ribosomal protein THX produces the protein MGKGDRKSRKGKITKGTYGNRRPRKANKAAATTEKEKSEK, from the coding sequence ATGGGAAAAGGAGATAGAAAATCAAGGAAAGGTAAAATTACCAAAGGCACTTACGGCAACAGACGCCCACGCAAAGCCAACAAAGCTGCCGCAACCACTGAAAAGGAAAAATCAGAGAAGTAA
- a CDS encoding DUF6150 family protein, producing the protein MPVLFTFWLALLPFFKSAAPAPALFPVANDYCRIYGSVYLERDPKYKNDAAYTVFLGEDEAFANMVVYRESNKLFADATAVWYLTPNKAFADHILYVTDNRNLADITVHFTTVRSFATCRE; encoded by the coding sequence ATGCCTGTACTATTTACTTTCTGGCTGGCACTTTTGCCTTTTTTTAAGTCTGCTGCTCCGGCGCCGGCGTTATTTCCTGTTGCCAACGACTATTGCAGGATTTACGGTTCTGTATACCTGGAGCGCGACCCAAAGTATAAAAACGACGCTGCTTATACTGTGTTCTTAGGAGAAGATGAAGCCTTTGCCAACATGGTAGTATACCGGGAGAGTAACAAACTTTTTGCGGATGCTACAGCCGTTTGGTATCTTACACCTAATAAGGCATTTGCAGATCACATTTTATATGTAACTGATAACCGTAACCTGGCAGATATAACTGTACATTTTACAACCGTGCGTTCATTTGCCACTTGCCGCGAATAA
- a CDS encoding T9SS type A sorting domain-containing protein, producing MKKFTRLLVLIILLLPSLTISRVLAQTNQLPDQPCNYITPDGCSAVGYVSVTPRPEQPGGPQNEQLDVELFFQDICENVTEITINQVQGPPVTLTDADITATLQTIVFAVNANSFKDGKLKVTITYADGSKEMVDIVFDESFNCGIIEPLPVELTSFEGKATESGINLEWETASELNNSHFDVERSPDGNHFSSIGTVQGSGTTSLPASYKLTDKDPLKGINYYRLKQVDYDNAFSYSKTIAVHWETGDAMQVMLLPNPCRNGDCTITLSNVANTETLVQLKDMAGRVVYSKTVKGDSHALELPLNELKQYRGLYFLSATAGNKVVYQRIVLE from the coding sequence ATGAAAAAATTTACCCGCCTTTTAGTACTTATTATTCTGCTTCTCCCTTCCTTAACAATTAGCAGAGTATTGGCCCAAACAAACCAACTACCCGACCAGCCATGTAATTACATTACTCCTGATGGATGTTCTGCTGTTGGATATGTAAGTGTAACACCAAGACCAGAGCAGCCCGGTGGGCCACAGAATGAGCAGCTTGATGTAGAGCTTTTCTTCCAGGATATCTGTGAAAATGTTACCGAAATAACGATTAATCAGGTTCAGGGGCCACCTGTTACGCTTACCGATGCTGACATTACAGCAACATTGCAGACAATAGTCTTTGCAGTAAATGCTAATTCCTTTAAAGATGGGAAGCTAAAAGTTACTATAACGTATGCAGACGGTAGCAAAGAAATGGTAGATATCGTTTTTGATGAATCTTTTAACTGTGGAATTATTGAACCCCTGCCAGTAGAACTTACAAGCTTTGAAGGCAAAGCGACAGAAAGCGGCATTAACCTGGAGTGGGAAACGGCAAGTGAGTTAAACAACAGCCACTTTGATGTAGAACGCAGCCCGGATGGCAATCATTTTTCAAGTATAGGTACAGTTCAGGGCAGTGGCACTACATCTTTACCAGCCAGCTATAAGCTCACAGATAAAGACCCTTTGAAAGGAATTAACTACTACCGGTTAAAACAAGTAGATTACGACAATGCTTTCAGCTACTCTAAAACTATAGCTGTGCACTGGGAAACAGGAGACGCCATGCAGGTAATGCTCTTACCAAACCCTTGCCGAAACGGCGACTGTACTATTACGCTCAGTAACGTAGCAAACACTGAAACCCTGGTGCAACTTAAAGATATGGCCGGGCGTGTGGTGTATTCTAAAACAGTTAAAGGTGACAGCCATGCATTAGAGCTGCCTTTAAACGAACTGAAGCAATACAGAGGACTTTATTTTCTGTCGGCCACTGCAGGTAACAAGGTAGTATACCAGCGAATTGTGCTGGAGTAA
- a CDS encoding MFS transporter — translation MKEKKGNVVVKHDPYAVLRLPEFRLYISARLCITLAMQIQAVIVGWQIYDITKDPFSLGLIGLAEAIPSIVVSLYAGYLADMVPRKKIIMVVVSVLMLCSAALLYFTLDMSQVIALFGVLPIYVIIFISGIARGFMNPAVFSFMPQLVTGKQLYANAITWSSTTWQAASLVGPAIGGLVYGFYGITAAYATDAILVFLSLVSFALIGAKPLPENINPQNLKESLRTGIKFVFGNQVILNAISLDMFAVLFGGAVALLPVFASDILKIGPQGLGFLRAAPAVGSVVMAVWMAYYPITVQAGKKMLWCVAGFGVSLILFGFSTNFWFSLVMLILSGAFDSISVIIRSTLIHTLTPEYMKGRVSSVNSIFVGSSNEIGAFRAGAMAKLMGAVPSVVVGGLITLGVVGITAAKADKLRNLDLHPETT, via the coding sequence ATGAAAGAGAAGAAGGGAAATGTCGTGGTAAAACACGACCCCTATGCCGTGCTGCGGCTACCTGAGTTCCGGTTATATATTTCAGCAAGGTTATGCATTACGCTTGCCATGCAGATACAGGCCGTTATAGTTGGCTGGCAGATTTACGACATCACCAAAGATCCTTTTTCACTTGGGTTAATTGGCTTGGCTGAAGCTATTCCATCTATAGTTGTATCCTTATATGCCGGTTATCTGGCCGATATGGTGCCGCGTAAAAAAATAATTATGGTGGTAGTATCGGTACTGATGTTGTGCTCTGCGGCCTTGCTATACTTTACCTTAGATATGAGCCAGGTAATTGCGCTGTTTGGAGTACTGCCTATCTACGTGATCATTTTTATTAGTGGTATTGCACGTGGCTTTATGAACCCTGCCGTGTTCTCTTTTATGCCGCAGCTGGTGACCGGAAAGCAACTATACGCCAATGCCATTACCTGGAGCAGTACTACCTGGCAGGCAGCATCATTGGTTGGGCCGGCTATCGGGGGATTGGTTTACGGCTTTTATGGCATAACTGCTGCCTATGCTACCGATGCTATACTTGTATTCCTGTCGCTGGTATCTTTTGCTTTGATAGGAGCCAAACCACTACCTGAAAATATAAACCCGCAGAACCTGAAAGAGAGTCTGCGCACAGGTATAAAGTTTGTGTTCGGGAACCAGGTTATACTTAATGCCATCTCGCTGGATATGTTTGCGGTGCTGTTTGGTGGTGCGGTTGCGTTGTTGCCTGTTTTCGCTTCTGATATTTTAAAGATAGGGCCGCAGGGTCTTGGCTTCTTACGTGCTGCACCAGCAGTTGGCTCTGTGGTTATGGCTGTCTGGATGGCTTACTATCCGATAACCGTACAGGCTGGTAAAAAAATGTTGTGGTGCGTTGCCGGATTTGGGGTGAGCCTTATTTTGTTTGGGTTCTCCACTAACTTCTGGTTTTCGCTGGTAATGCTTATACTCAGTGGTGCTTTTGACAGCATCAGCGTGATTATACGCTCTACCCTTATCCATACCCTTACCCCGGAATATATGAAGGGCCGTGTGTCCTCAGTGAACAGTATTTTTGTTGGATCTTCTAACGAGATTGGAGCTTTCAGGGCTGGTGCTATGGCAAAGTTAATGGGGGCTGTGCCTTCGGTAGTTGTTGGTGGGTTAATAACGTTGGGCGTGGTAGGGATAACAGCAGCAAAAGCCGACAAACTGCGTAACCTTGACCTGCACCCTGAAACAACCTGA
- the tpiA gene encoding triose-phosphate isomerase — MRKRIVAGNWKMNKTYEEALSLVSEIDNMVKDEVTGDVTVIVAPPFPFLQSVGKLTQGNDLMHLAAQNVSEHESGAFTGEVSASMLKSVGTEYVIIGHSERRMYHHEDAQTLYKKLKATIAQGLKPIFCCGEPLEERDTDNHFEYVGKQLHDSLSYLSNEEFDKVVVAYEPIWAIGTGRTASSQQAQEMHAYIREQLSKMFDAEAAFNCSILYGGSCNPGNAQELFAQPDVDGGLIGGASLKSRDFTDIIKSF; from the coding sequence ATGAGAAAACGTATAGTTGCCGGCAACTGGAAAATGAACAAGACCTACGAAGAAGCGCTGTCGCTTGTGTCGGAGATCGATAACATGGTGAAAGACGAAGTAACCGGCGATGTGACCGTAATTGTAGCTCCTCCTTTCCCGTTCCTGCAAAGCGTAGGCAAACTAACCCAAGGCAACGACCTGATGCACCTGGCTGCCCAAAATGTGAGCGAGCACGAAAGCGGAGCCTTTACTGGTGAAGTATCGGCAAGTATGCTTAAGTCTGTGGGTACAGAGTATGTGATTATCGGCCACAGCGAGCGCCGCATGTACCACCACGAAGATGCACAAACGCTTTACAAAAAACTGAAAGCAACTATAGCTCAGGGCTTAAAACCAATCTTCTGCTGCGGCGAGCCTTTAGAAGAACGCGATACAGATAATCATTTTGAGTATGTGGGCAAGCAGCTGCACGACAGCCTTTCTTACCTGAGCAACGAAGAGTTTGATAAGGTAGTGGTAGCCTACGAGCCGATCTGGGCGATAGGTACAGGTCGCACGGCCAGCAGCCAGCAGGCGCAGGAAATGCATGCTTATATCCGTGAGCAGCTTTCTAAAATGTTCGATGCGGAGGCTGCTTTTAACTGTTCTATACTTTATGGTGGTAGCTGCAACCCGGGTAATGCCCAGGAGCTTTTCGCACAGCCGGATGTAGATGGTGGTCTGATTGGTGGGGCATCACTAAAGTCAAGAGATTTTACAGATATAATTAAATCGTTCTAA
- a CDS encoding group III truncated hemoglobin, translating into MKRDIENEEDIKLLVDTFYDHVNLDDVLGPIFNDFAKVDWDHHLPVMYNFWSTVLFGSMAYKGQPFPKHMRLPVSREHFNRWVELFTQTVDELFEGARADEIKQKATSIAQVFQMRLGLMDFQAI; encoded by the coding sequence ATGAAGCGGGATATAGAAAACGAAGAAGATATAAAGCTGTTGGTAGATACGTTTTATGATCACGTAAACCTGGATGATGTACTTGGGCCTATCTTTAACGACTTTGCCAAGGTAGACTGGGACCACCACCTGCCTGTAATGTATAACTTCTGGAGCACTGTGTTATTTGGAAGTATGGCGTATAAAGGTCAGCCATTCCCGAAACATATGCGCCTGCCGGTATCGCGTGAGCACTTTAATCGCTGGGTGGAGCTGTTTACACAAACTGTTGATGAGCTTTTTGAAGGAGCGAGAGCTGATGAGATAAAACAGAAAGCAACCAGTATAGCGCAGGTTTTCCAGATGCGTTTAGGCCTAATGGATTTCCAGGCGATCTAA
- a CDS encoding glycosyltransferase family 4 protein, whose product MRITILHQHHANPDCPATCRQYSFMEQLAQRHKITLVATNAYRKLRQQQKYSWVPEGVELKECTVDYANKMGVVMRLLSFVGFAACSFYKLMRLPKQDVLWAVSVPLSVPWVVAQVARLRSVPWVFEVQDLWPSFPIQMGAVKYKWMQQLLYKMELSLYRSANQIITLSPDMTAYVVAQGIDPAKVNTILNGTDILTADAVTDADVEALRNKHNLQGKQVVLFAGTYGRANDIPSIMKAIELLAQEQDIVFILAGTGYYESQLQVLAQRTPNLLLLPPQPRDQVFSLFKLAALALVTFNDLPVLESNSPAKFYDSLACGTPVIVTNPGWTKAFVEKYSCGWYSPAEQPAILAQTIQQVLGNTDKLKEAGEHGSTIARKLFDRQQLVKEMEAILEKAAFSNSDKQLKESIAEV is encoded by the coding sequence ATGCGCATTACTATACTTCACCAGCACCACGCAAACCCTGATTGCCCGGCAACGTGCAGGCAGTATTCTTTTATGGAGCAGCTGGCACAGCGGCACAAAATTACGTTGGTTGCCACCAATGCTTACCGTAAGCTGCGCCAGCAACAAAAGTATAGCTGGGTGCCGGAAGGAGTGGAGCTGAAAGAATGTACTGTAGACTATGCCAATAAAATGGGAGTGGTAATGCGCCTGCTCTCCTTTGTTGGTTTTGCAGCCTGCTCTTTTTACAAGTTGATGCGCCTCCCGAAGCAGGATGTGCTGTGGGCGGTTTCGGTGCCGTTATCGGTGCCTTGGGTAGTGGCGCAGGTAGCGCGGTTGCGAAGTGTGCCGTGGGTTTTTGAAGTGCAGGATCTTTGGCCGAGTTTTCCGATACAGATGGGAGCTGTGAAGTATAAATGGATGCAGCAACTGCTTTATAAAATGGAGCTGAGCCTGTACCGTAGTGCCAACCAGATCATTACACTTTCGCCGGACATGACAGCTTATGTAGTTGCACAAGGTATAGACCCGGCTAAAGTAAACACTATACTTAATGGTACTGATATACTTACTGCTGATGCTGTAACCGATGCGGATGTAGAGGCATTAAGAAACAAGCATAATTTACAAGGCAAGCAGGTAGTTTTGTTTGCCGGTACGTATGGCCGAGCTAACGACATCCCAAGTATAATGAAGGCAATTGAGCTGCTGGCGCAAGAGCAGGATATTGTTTTTATACTTGCCGGTACTGGTTACTATGAATCGCAATTGCAGGTACTTGCACAGCGCACACCTAACTTACTGTTGCTTCCGCCTCAGCCCCGCGACCAGGTATTCAGCCTTTTTAAGTTAGCTGCCCTGGCGTTGGTGACATTTAATGATTTACCTGTACTGGAATCTAACTCTCCTGCCAAATTTTATGATAGCCTGGCCTGTGGCACCCCGGTTATAGTTACCAACCCCGGCTGGACAAAGGCTTTTGTAGAAAAGTATAGCTGCGGCTGGTACTCGCCGGCAGAGCAACCTGCTATACTTGCACAAACTATACAGCAAGTTTTAGGAAATACAGATAAGCTGAAAGAAGCAGGTGAGCATGGTTCAACTATAGCCCGTAAGTTGTTCGACAGACAGCAGTTAGTTAAAGAAATGGAAGCTATACTTGAGAAAGCAGCTTTTTCTAACTCAGATAAGCAGTTAAAAGAAAGTATAGCTGAAGTATAA
- the nth gene encoding endonuclease III, with protein sequence MRKKERYKLLIDYFTNNFPEPETELAYTNPYELILAVVLSAQCTDKRVNMVTPALFEAYPTPEALAAAAPEEIFEYIRSISYPNNKAKHLAGLGRMLVEQFNSEVPSTVEELVKLPGVGRKTANVIVSVIWNQPAMAVDTHVFRVSKRLGLVDKKAKTPLEVERELVSNLPEELIAKAHHWLILHGRYICIARRPKCEECPLTHFCAFFQKNFPNIPDDPENKLGGI encoded by the coding sequence ATGCGCAAAAAAGAACGCTACAAGCTCCTGATCGATTATTTTACGAATAACTTTCCGGAGCCTGAGACTGAACTGGCTTATACCAACCCGTACGAGCTTATATTGGCCGTTGTGCTAAGTGCGCAATGCACCGATAAGCGCGTAAATATGGTTACGCCTGCCCTTTTCGAAGCTTATCCTACTCCAGAGGCCTTAGCGGCCGCCGCACCGGAGGAGATATTTGAATACATTAGAAGTATATCGTACCCGAACAACAAGGCAAAGCACCTAGCAGGTTTGGGCCGCATGCTGGTAGAGCAGTTTAACTCCGAGGTGCCCAGCACGGTAGAGGAACTGGTAAAACTACCCGGCGTAGGTCGCAAAACAGCCAACGTTATAGTGTCGGTTATCTGGAACCAGCCGGCCATGGCCGTAGATACGCATGTGTTCAGGGTTAGTAAAAGGCTAGGTTTGGTAGATAAAAAAGCGAAGACGCCACTGGAAGTAGAACGCGAACTGGTAAGCAACCTTCCTGAAGAGCTAATTGCCAAGGCACACCACTGGCTTATACTTCATGGCCGTTACATCTGCATCGCGCGCCGTCCCAAATGCGAAGAATGCCCCCTTACCCACTTCTGCGCCTTTTTCCAGAAAAACTTCCCTAACATACCCGATGACCCTGAGAACAAACTGGGTGGAATTTGA